Proteins found in one Miscanthus floridulus cultivar M001 chromosome 4, ASM1932011v1, whole genome shotgun sequence genomic segment:
- the LOC136549095 gene encoding ananain-like, translating into MGAASRCLALALLCTSFLLASAAASREMLMMTNRFHAWRAAHNWTYATAAKRQRRFEVYRRNVEYIEATNRRGGLSYQLGENQFTDLTSDEFLAAYTMPPGQVLAARDDEAVARQLNAATPRDEGGRCWLLRSSTT; encoded by the coding sequence ATGGGTGCCGCCTCACGTTGTCTAGCCCTCGCCCTCCTGTGCACCAGCTTCCTGTTGGCCAGCGCCGCGGCGTCCAGAGAAATGCTCATGATGACGAACCGGTTCCACGCCTGGCGCGCCGCGCACAACTGGACCTACGCGACCGCCGCGAAGCGCCAGCGCCGGTTCGAGGTGTACCGCCGGAACGTGGAGTACATCGAGGCCACGAACCGGCGCGGCGGGCTCTCGTACCAGCTAGGCGAGAACCAGTTCACCGACCTCACGAGCGACGAGTTCCTGGCCGCGTACACTATGCCGCCCGGCCAGGTGCTCGCTGCCCGCGACGACGAGGCCGTGGCGCGGCAACTCAACGCCGCCACGCCACGCGACGAGGGCGGTCGCTGTTGGCTCTTAAGATCgtccactacgtaa
- the LOC136549096 gene encoding glycine-rich protein DOT1-like, giving the protein MGWLAALPSSSSSSPLLLLLFFPLSFLFLSFLPFSDRPGQGPGPGRRQGAGLGPGRRARRRRGGDAPVRRRGRAEAARWGRAGRRAGQAGASGHGRGRLRAPGAWPGLGGQDGAGAGQGGASAKPGRAGRAAVDAAGAGARPDSQRERWGHWCAAGAAGAEGARLAAAAGPGPGL; this is encoded by the coding sequence ATGGGTTGGTTGGCGGCgcttccctcctcctcctcctcctctcctctccttctccttctcttcttccccctttccttcctcttcctctccttcctcccttTCTCCGACCGGCCGGGGCAAGGGCCGGGGCCGGGGAGGCGGCAAGGGGCGGGGCTAGGACCGGggcggcgcgcgcggcggcgcCGGGGTGGCGACGCGCCGGTGCGGCGCCGGGGACGGGCCGAGGCGGCGCGCTGGGGCAGGGCCGGGCGGCGGGCGGGGCAGGCCGGGGCCTCGGGCCACGGGCGCGGGCGGTTGCGGGCCCCGGGGGCCTGGCCTGGGCTCGGCGGGCAGGACGGGGCCGGGGCCGGGCAGGGCGGGGCGAGCGCGAAGCCGGGGCGGGCAGGCCGGGCGGCGGTGGACGCGGCCGGGGCCGGGGCCAGGCCGGACTCGCAGAGGGAAAGGTGGGGGCACTGGtgtgcggcgggcgcggcgggggCAGAGGGGGCgcggttggcggcggcggcggggccgggACCTGGTTTGTGA